The genomic interval TATGTGCAGGCGGGGTGGGGTGGCAGTGCCGGCCTCTTCGCGGGCAAGTCGGACCGCGAAGAGGCCGTAAAAGGCGCTAATCAGGCTTGCTGATCGGCCAACTGGTCAGCCAGGCGCACGAAGGCGGCCAGGTCCAGCTGTTCAGGCCGCAGGCTGCCATCTACGCCAGCGGCTTCGATCGCCTGGCTGTCGAGCAGGCCTTTAAGGGTGTTGCGCAGTGTCTTGCGGCGCTGGTTGAAGGCTTCGCGAACGACACGCTCCAGCAGCAGGTGGTCCTTGGCCGGGAACGGCAGCACTTCATGTGGCACCAGGCGCACGATGGCCGAGTCCACCTTCGGCGGCGGGTTGAACGCGCCAGGGCCAACGTTGAACAGGTGTTCGACCCGGCAGTGGTACTGCACCATGATCGACAGGCGGCCCCAATCACCGCCACCCGGGCCTGCGGCCATGCGCTCGACCACTTCCTTCTGCAGCATGAAGTGCATGTCGCGGATCAGGCCGGCATGGCTGAGCAGGTGGAAGATCAGCGGGGTGGAGATGTTGTAGGGCAGGTTGCCGACCACCTTGAGGCTGCGCGGTGGCACACCCAGCTGGTTGAAGTCGAACTTCAGGGCGTCGCCCTGGTGCAGGCGGAAGTTGTCGCGCCCGGCAAACTTGTGCTGCAGGATCGGCACCAGGTCCTTGTCCAGCTCCACTACGTCCAGTTGCGCGCCGCTGCCCAGCAGGCCCTCGGTGAGGGCGCCCTGGCCTGGGCCGATTTCCAGCAGGTGTTCACCTGCCTTGGCGTTGATGGCGCGCAGGATGCGGTCGATGATGCCGGCGTCGTGCAGGAAGTTCTGGCCGAAGCGCTTGCGCGCCCGGTGTTGGTATTGCTCGTTCATGGTCGGTTCTCGGCCATCTGGTAGGCGGTTTCCAGCGCGACTCGCAGGCTGCCGGTGTCGACTCTGCCGGTGCCGGCCAGGTCCAGGGCGGTGCCGTGGTCGACCGACGTGCGGATGATCGGCAGGCCCAAGGTCACATTGACTGCGGCGCCGAAACCTTTGTACTTGAGTACAGGCAGGCCCTGGTCGTGGTACATCGCCAGCACTGCGTCGCAGTGCTCCAGATATTTGGGGGTAAACAGGGTATCGGCCGGCAGCGGTCCGCGCAGGTCCATGCCTTCGGCACGCAGGCGGGCCAGTGTCGGTTCGATGATGTCGATTTCTTCGCGGCCCAGATGGCCGCCTTCTCCGGCGTGCGGGTTGAGGCCGCACACCAGGATGCGAGGGTTGGCAATGCCGAACTTGTCGCGCATGTCGGCATGCAGGATGCGGGTGACACGCTCGACGCGTTCGGCCGTGATGGCGTCGGCAATGTCGCGCAGTGGCAAGTGCGTGGTCACCAGGGCCACGCGCAGGCCACGGGTCGCCAGCATCATCACCACCTGTGCGGTGTGGGTCAGCTCGGCCAGAAACTCGGTATGCCCGGAGAAGGCAATGCCGCTTTCGTTGATCACACCCTTGTGCACCGGGGCGGTGATCATACCGGCGAAATGCCCGTCGAGGCAGCCGTTGCCGGCGCGGGTCAGGGTTTCCAATACGAAGCCAGCATTGGCCTTGTCCAGTTGCCCAGCCGTCACGGCGCTGGCCAAGGGCGTATCCCACACATACAGGCTGCCCGCAGGCGCGGGCTGGTCGGGCCAGTGCCCAGGCGCTACCGGCAGCAGGTTGACGGCCAGCCCCAGCTGCGTGGCCCGCTCGGCGAGCAGGTCACGGCTGGTGATGGCGATCAGGGGGTGGGGCTGGGCGTCTGCGGCGAGCAGCAAGCACAGGTCGGGACCTATGCCAGCTGGCTCGCCGGGGGTGACGGCGAAGCGCAGGGGCTTCACTGGGCGGCCTGGTCGGCGCCAGGCAGCTTGATTTCAACGTAGGCTTCGTCGCGGATCTGGCGCAGCCAGGTCTGCAGCTCTTCGTCGTACTTGCGGTTGCGCAGCACATTCATGGCCTGCTGCTCGCGTGCCTGCTCGGTGCTGTCGGTGGCGCGGCGGCCCAGCACTTCCAGGACGTGCCAGCCGTATTGGGTCTTGAACGGTTTGGTCACCACACCTTGCTGGGCGGTGGCCATCTGCTCGCGGAACTCAGGTACCAGGCTGTTCGGGTCGACCCAGTTGAGGTCGCCGCCGTTGAGCGCGGAGCCCGGGTCTTCCGAGAAGCTCTTCGCCAGTTCGCCGAAGTCTTCGCCGTTCTGGATACGGTCGTACAAGCGCTCGGCCAGCTGCTTGGTGGCCGCTTCGCTACGGATTTCGCTCGGCTTGATCAGGATGTGGCGGACATGCACTTCGTCACGCAGCACGTTCTCGCCGCCACCACGCTTCTCCTCGAGTTTGAGCAGGATGAAGCCGTTGGGGATGCGGATTGGCTGGGTGATGTCGCCGACCGACATGTTGCTGAGCATCTTGGCGAAGTCAGGTGGCAGCTGGCCGGCTTTACGCCAGCCCATTTCACCACCCTCAAGGGCGTTTTCGCTGGCCGAGTTGGCAATTGCCACCTGGCCGAAGTCCGCGCCCTGGCGCAGTTGCTGGTAGAGCTCACCGACCTTGCGCGCCGCTTTCTGGATGTCGTCCGAATTGGCGGCTTCCGGGGTCGGGATGAGGATGTTGGCCAGGCGGTACTCTTCCGAGAGCTGCATCTTGCCCAGGTCCGAGTTCAGGTAGTTTTTCACTTCCTGCTCGGAAACCTGAATGCGCTCGGCCACACGGCGCTGACGCACGCGGCTGATGATCATTTCGCGCTTGACCTGCTCGCGCGCGTCGTCGAACGACAGACCATCATGGGCGAGGGCTGCGCGGAACTGGTCCAGCGACATGCCGTTGCGCTGGGCAATGGTGCCGATGGCCTGGTTCAGCTCCTCATCGGTGATGCGGATACCGGAGCGCTCGCCGATCTGCAGTTGCAGGTTCTCGACGATCAGGCGCTCGAGCACCTGCTGTTCCAGGGCGCTGGTCGGTGGCACGCCGGCGCCACGCTTGGCGATGGTTTGCTGAACTTCGTGGACGCGCTGGTCCAGTTGGCTCTGCATGACCACGTCGTTATCGACGATGGCCACCACTTTGTCCAGGGGTTGTACCGCGGCATGCACCGCGCCACTCAGCAATGCAGCGCCCAGCAACACTGGGCGCAGACGATCAATAAGCTTGGTCTTCACGTGTACGGTAACCTTGAATGCCTTCGTCGAGGAAAGATTCGACCTTGTTGCCTACTACACCACCGAGGCCTTTCAGCACGATCTGCAGGAAGATACCGTGGTCGCCTTTTTCGTTCTGCGGGAGTGCCTGGCTGAA from Pseudomonas kermanshahensis carries:
- the rsmA gene encoding 16S rRNA (adenine(1518)-N(6)/adenine(1519)-N(6))-dimethyltransferase RsmA, coding for MNEQYQHRARKRFGQNFLHDAGIIDRILRAINAKAGEHLLEIGPGQGALTEGLLGSGAQLDVVELDKDLVPILQHKFAGRDNFRLHQGDALKFDFNQLGVPPRSLKVVGNLPYNISTPLIFHLLSHAGLIRDMHFMLQKEVVERMAAGPGGGDWGRLSIMVQYHCRVEHLFNVGPGAFNPPPKVDSAIVRLVPHEVLPFPAKDHLLLERVVREAFNQRRKTLRNTLKGLLDSQAIEAAGVDGSLRPEQLDLAAFVRLADQLADQQA
- the surA gene encoding peptidylprolyl isomerase SurA translates to MKTKLIDRLRPVLLGAALLSGAVHAAVQPLDKVVAIVDNDVVMQSQLDQRVHEVQQTIAKRGAGVPPTSALEQQVLERLIVENLQLQIGERSGIRITDEELNQAIGTIAQRNGMSLDQFRAALAHDGLSFDDAREQVKREMIISRVRQRRVAERIQVSEQEVKNYLNSDLGKMQLSEEYRLANILIPTPEAANSDDIQKAARKVGELYQQLRQGADFGQVAIANSASENALEGGEMGWRKAGQLPPDFAKMLSNMSVGDITQPIRIPNGFILLKLEEKRGGGENVLRDEVHVRHILIKPSEIRSEAATKQLAERLYDRIQNGEDFGELAKSFSEDPGSALNGGDLNWVDPNSLVPEFREQMATAQQGVVTKPFKTQYGWHVLEVLGRRATDSTEQAREQQAMNVLRNRKYDEELQTWLRQIRDEAYVEIKLPGADQAAQ
- the pdxA gene encoding 4-hydroxythreonine-4-phosphate dehydrogenase PdxA; the encoded protein is MKPLRFAVTPGEPAGIGPDLCLLLAADAQPHPLIAITSRDLLAERATQLGLAVNLLPVAPGHWPDQPAPAGSLYVWDTPLASAVTAGQLDKANAGFVLETLTRAGNGCLDGHFAGMITAPVHKGVINESGIAFSGHTEFLAELTHTAQVVMMLATRGLRVALVTTHLPLRDIADAITAERVERVTRILHADMRDKFGIANPRILVCGLNPHAGEGGHLGREEIDIIEPTLARLRAEGMDLRGPLPADTLFTPKYLEHCDAVLAMYHDQGLPVLKYKGFGAAVNVTLGLPIIRTSVDHGTALDLAGTGRVDTGSLRVALETAYQMAENRP